The genomic segment CAGCAATAAGTTTTTTCAGATCTCCAACTGTGTCGTCCGGATTACATTTGACTCGGACTTTTTTACCTAAACGATCATTACACgttatttcaatcatattttaatacttttcctaaagtttattaaaatcaaCACAATTTACAACAGAACAGAACCTAAAACATAGTGGTAAATTGACAGTTGAAAATGTCTTCTTTTTTAAAAGCTGTCACTTGTCTTTTTGAGAAAATCTAGTGAttggttttaaaaatttacaaactgAACAAAAACAACGATAAGAAAGAATTTcgcaaaaaaatcaaagaactcTCCAACAATACCTTGTTACGCAACATAAATTCTTAATACCAATTTATGAAAagatataataattgtttttgtaCAAAATAATTATACAAAAGACTCGCCTGGACTTAGGCGACCAAACacacattttattctttttttgatCAAAATAGAAAGTAAGTAAGACCTAACCTAACTTTCTTTTAAATCGAAATCATGATATTAAAAATTGGATTTCAAAAACTGTTCTATCATAAGTCCCTAATACAATTACAGGTAATTGGTTGTATTGTACATTTATCTTATTATAACTTAGGCATTTTTAGCAAATCGCATTACTATCATCAGAGAAAAATGTAGATCTAAAGCAGAAAAGGGAACAGATTATGTCCAGGGGCTTACCAAAACAGAAACCTATTCCGGGAGTTAAGGATATCATTCTCATATCATCTGGGAAAGGAGGAGTAGGAAAAAGCACTACTTCAGGTATGGGTTGGTTTTACATCAAATCAAAAATTTACCAAAATTTATATAGCTTTTTATTGGTTTTAGTAAATTTAGCTGCAGCACTAAAGCATTTAAATCCAAATAAAGGAATTGGTCTTCTAGATGCAGATGTATTTGGCCCATCAGTGCCCCTAATGATGAACCTAGATGACCAGCCCCTTTTAACAAAAGATAATCTGATGGAACCTTTAATAAATTATGGAGTAAAATGGTAATATCTATGCCTAAGgaactataataattttttttagtatgTCAATGGGTTTTCTTGTAGAAAAAGATGCTCCAGTTATTTGGAGAGGTTTAATGGTGATGCAGGCACTGGAAAAACTAATAAGACAGGTGTATTGGGGAGAATTAGATTATTTGGTAGTGGATACACCCCCAGGAACAGGAGATACATTGTTGAGCCTTGTGCAGAATCTACCTATCTCAGGTAAAACACATGTGATGTTTTGAATAATTTTTGAGTGTTTGTAATATTCTACCTTTCAGGTGTAGTTTTGGTAACAACCCCTCAATCAGCAGCTCTAGAAGTGACCAAAAGAGGAGCTGGTTTGTTTAGAAAACTAAATGTGCCCATAATAGGAATAGTAGAAAATATGAAGTATGTCAAATGTACTTCCTGCTCAAATCATATCAATATTTTTGGCGAAGGAACTTCAAAACTTGCCAATGATCTCAAATGTAATGTCTTGGCCAGTTTTCCATTGGATCCTGGAATATCTACAAGCACTGATGAGGGAACTCCTATAGCAATAACACAAAATACTGGTGATATTAGTAAATTGTATCATACTGTAGCTGATAAGATtgaaaagtttataaaaagtaaataaattttgttaattttaaaatgtgtatttattttcaaaatatgtacTTATGTTTATGTAATAGATGGTGTAGAAGAAAGGATAATATCCTTGAAAATGATATAGGTCATGAATTGTCTCCATGTTGATCAAATTCATATCACACATCCAGTAAAAAACTATCAGAACTCAAAAAACATAGTTTTGAGAAAAAgccatttaaaaaaatgtatgtaaTTGATTACTTTGCAATAttgtcctttttttttttttaattttaaaatttctctttTCAATTTGAATGTTAATTTTTTTGAGTTATGACCCTATTGATTTctgcaatatttatatatttcttaaataggatatattaggtaaattcttattagCCATTGGAAAAGAATAATATCTTTGCATATTGCAAattcaaatattattataacaaattgcaaatatttctatctttatttttaaactagctgacccggcgaacTTTGTTCCGCCTTAATGGCAATAAATAAgcagattgtgtttttttttattggaaaaaatacaaaaaaaaaattaaataactacattaatcattcattattatttctgtattttagtaCATAGGTTGCTCTTCACTTAAGTACCTTGTGATACacgacattttttgttttattatcaggCGCAAAAACAAACAACGCAGATGGTCTTCCGACCCGTGAACATGCCACGTATAATTGACCATGGGAAAAACATGAATGTTCTAGATTTAAACCACAAACTTTTAAGGATTGGCCTTGTGATTTGTTGATGGTCATGGCAAATGCAAGACGTATCGGAAATTGAAGTCTTTTAAATTCAAACGGCATATCGGTTGGGATCATCGGGATCCTCGGAATGAGAACTTCCTCACCTTTGAATTTTCCTACCATTATCGTAGCGTAAATTACATTGTTCATCAATTTACTATCCACCAAACGCGTACCGTTGCACAGTTTTGGTTGGTTTATGTTTCGAAGCATGATTACTACGGAGCCAACCTTTAGGCGTAAATTGTGCGGTGGTAAGCCAGGCACGTCcaaagagtttaaaaattcaattggatAGTTGGTGGCTTCATCTTCATTTGTGACGCAGTCAATAGATTTGAATGAATGCATTGTTCCAATGatcttattttgaattatgtagTTCAGGTCATCTACATATTTATTCTTAGCCGCTAAAATTGCTCGCTCACTCAACCattcattatttttgtagttagaaataatatttggaaatacATTGTTGATAAGTTCGTCTTTTGATGAGacaaaattacagaaattatTTGGAAATGATATTAATCCGCTC from the Diabrotica undecimpunctata isolate CICGRU chromosome 1, icDiaUnde3, whole genome shotgun sequence genome contains:
- the Nubpl gene encoding iron-sulfur cluster transfer protein NUBPL: MILKIGFQKLFYHKSLIQLQQIALLSSEKNVDLKQKREQIMSRGLPKQKPIPGVKDIILISSGKGGVGKSTTSVNLAAALKHLNPNKGIGLLDADVFGPSVPLMMNLDDQPLLTKDNLMEPLINYGVKCMSMGFLVEKDAPVIWRGLMVMQALEKLIRQVYWGELDYLVVDTPPGTGDTLLSLVQNLPISGVVLVTTPQSAALEVTKRGAGLFRKLNVPIIGIVENMKYVKCTSCSNHINIFGEGTSKLANDLKCNVLASFPLDPGISTSTDEGTPIAITQNTGDISKLYHTVADKIEKFIKSK